The proteins below come from a single Cottoperca gobio chromosome 11, fCotGob3.1, whole genome shotgun sequence genomic window:
- the gpnmb gene encoding protein QNR-71 produces MEALGFVFLLVCACFVFQADGRKTYADMFPHKHAMAGKSPFPIPPIPGWDPDTNPWDDYLYPPLNPKPKELTHHKGKPNVRLTSDSPALNGSCISFTAKLEYPPCQKEDANGVIVWDEHCEDANGQVRSGYVYNWTSWLDDYGFGKCTDVMKCNVFPDGKPFSQSNDWSRKSYVYVWHAMGQYYETCDGSSSTLTINTTNIPLGAEVIEVMVYRKRERRKYSPLTTDNTIFYVTDKIPVAVDISQKAAINQSENVFFRDEDVVFKVQLHDPSGYLKTAAAIDYIWDFRDGNQLVTHRNVTTHTYSALGSMSVKLVVEAAFPVECPPTSATPIQRSSTASLSTEAHTPPPGTHAGTVKTETTQVPPSTSTSQPFSSSSSSSSSSSSSSSPIAMTTGMPTTEPLPPTVANVTPESNPTALAWLRNRRLNSNMCYRYAYGTFMGNITIIEPKHALNSRPNSRIVDVSAARVTNTDISFLVKCLGNIPTSACTIMSDPTCTQVLSIMCDDVPPSPECEVHLVRSFPEPGTYCVNITLEDSRSLTSTTVTINKSQDAPASKTSHPAEVVLSSTAVLVAVFAFIAYLVCKRHKVYRPIRRSLVEDASGHAGVGGRMVRLREALFPSSEESHHLLTERHPL; encoded by the exons ATGGAAGCCTTGGGGTTCGTTTTCCTCCTGGTTTGTGCCTGCTTTGTTTTTCAAGCTGATGGACGCAAAA CATACGCTGACATGTTCCCCCACAAGCATGCAATGGCAGGGAAGTCGCCATTTCCAATTCCACCAATCCCTGGCTGGGATCCTGACACCAACCCATGGGACGATTACCTCTACCCTCCACTAAACCCAAAGCCAAAAGAGCTCACGCACCACAAAG GTAAACCCAACGTTCGTCTGACCAGCGACAGTCCGGCTCTCAACGGTTCTTGCATCTCGTTCACCGCGAAGCTGGAGTACCCACCATGCCAGAAGGAGGATGCCAATGGGGTTATTGTATGGGATGAGCACTGTGAGGATG CCAATGGACAGGTGCGTTCTGGCTACGTGTACAACTGGACTTCCTGGTTGGATGACTATGGCTTTGGAAAGTGTACAGACGTGATGAAATGCAATGTGTTCCCCGATGGAAAGCCCTTCTCTCAGAGCAACGACTGGAGCCGCAAGAGCTACGTCTATGTGTGGCACGCAATGG GCCAGTACTACGAGACATGTGACGGCTCCTCTTCCACTTTGACCATCAACACCACCAACATCCCTCTGGGGGCAGAGGTCATAGAGGTCATGGTTTACAGGAAACGTGAGCGCAGGAAGTACAGCCCCCTCACCACTGACAACACCATCTTCTACGTCACAG atAAGATCCCAGTGGCAGTCGACATCTCCCAGAAGGCTGCGATCAATCAGTCTGAGAATGTTTTCTTTCGTGATGAGGACGTAGTCTTCAAAGTCCAGCTTCATGACCCCAGCGGCTACCTCAAAACCGCAGCAGCCATCGACTACATCTGGGACTTCAGAGATGGCAACCAGCTGGTGACACACCGCAACGTgaccacacacacctacagcgCGCTTGGGAGCATGAGTGTGAAGCTGGTGGTGGAGGCAGCGTTCCCTGTGGAGTGTCCGCCCACCTCTGCCACCCCGATTCAGAGGAGCTCCACGGCATCACTTTCCACAG AGGCTCACACACCTCCGCCCGGTACTCATGCTGGGACTGTCAAGACGGAGACCACCCAGG TGCCAcccagcaccagcaccagccagcccttttcctcctcctcctcctcctcctcctcctcctcctcctcctcctctcccattGCCATGACAACAGGCATGCCCACCACGGAGCCCCTCCCCCCTACTGTTGCCAATGTAACCCCAGAATCCAACCCCACTGCCCTGGCCTGGCTCCGCAACAGGCGCCTCAACAGCAACATGTGCTACCGCTACGCCTATGGGACCTTCATGGGCAACATCACCATAATTG AGCCCAAGCACGCACTCAACAGCCGGCCAAACAGTCGCATCGTGGACGTGTCAGCTGCCAGAGTGACCAACACTGACATCAGCTTCCTGGTGAAATGTCTGGGCAA TATCCCCACTTCAGCCTGCACCATCATGTCAGACCCCACCTGTACTCAGGTGCTCAGCATCATGTGCGATGACGTGCCGCCATCGCCTGAGTGTGAAGTGCATCTCGTGCGATCGTTTCCGGAGCCTGGAACCTACTGTGTCAACATCACCCTGGAGGACTCCAGGAGCCTGACCAGCACCACTGTCACCATCAACAAGTCCCAGGATGCACCTG CGTCCAAGACTTCACACCCTGCAGAGGTGGTGCTCTCTTCGACTGCTGTGCTGGTGGCTGTCTTTGCATTCATCGCATATCTGGTCTGCAA GCGTCACAAGGTGTACCGTCCCATTCGTAGGTCACTGGTGGAGGACGCCAGCGGCCATGCCGGGGTCGGAGGTCGCATGGTCCGTTTAAGGGAGGCACTCTTCCCTTCCAGTGAGGAGAGCCATCACCTGCTGACTGAGAGACACCCCCTGTAG